The [Pantoea] beijingensis genomic sequence CCCGGTTTCTATACTTACAATCTTGGTACCGGAAAGGGATATTCGGTACTTGATGTAGTCAATACATTCAAAAAAATCAGTGGTACTACATTGAACGTTGAAATGAGCGAAAGACGGAAAGGGGATGTAGCTGAATGTTGGTCGGATCCTAACAAGGCGAACACAGAACTTAACTGGAAAGCGCAGCGGGATCTTGCGACAATGCTGGCTGATGGTTGGAAGTGGCAGCAGCAAAATCCGGATGGTTATATTTGAATCTGCGATTTTTATCTGATTAATTTTTCCCTGATTCTGACGCGATTTGGAGTAATATTCGTTATTCAATAGCAAAATTAAAGATAAGCTTTTTTTTTGCTCATGTTGATGATTTTTTCGGCTGCTGATTTCTGCTCTCGTTGGATGCTGAACACGCATCTTACCGTATTCTTTTTCTTTGCTTATTTTTTGTTCCCTGGGATTAATTTTTTGTAATCAGCTGTTATTCCGCGTCAACGTTCGAATGCTGTATCCCATCGCTTTATCGCACATTACGTTAAGTGTTAAATTATCTATCACACCTATTGCTATATCAATTTAACGTTTTTTAGATACGATAGGTATCATGCGTTTTATCTATAGCAATATTGTAAAAACCAATACGACAGGAGTAGGTAATGTCCAAGCAACAGATCGGCGTTGTAGGTATGGCTGTAATGGGCCGCAATCTGGCTCTTAACATCGAGAGCCGCGGCTATTCTGTCTCTATCTTCAACCGCTCACGTGAAAAAACTGACGAGGTCGTGGCTGAAAATCCAGGTAAGAACCTCGTTCCGCATTACTCTATTGAAGAGTTCGTTGATTCACTGGAAAAGCCACGTCGTATCCTGCTGATGGTGCAGGCTGGTGAGCCTACCGACAAAACTATCGCGTCGCTGACTCCACATCTTGATAAAGGTGACATCCTGATTGATGGCGGTAACACCTTCTATAAAGATACCATTCGTCGTAATAAAGAACTTTCTGAACAAGGTTTTAACTTTATCGGTACGGGTGTGTCCGGCGGCGAGGAAGGGGCTCTTAAAGGTCCTTCTATCATGCCTGGTGGACAAAAAGAGGCCTATGAACTGGTCGCACCAATCCTTGATAAAATTGCCGCTCGCGCAGAAGGTGAAGCCTGCGTGGCCTATATCGGCCCAGACGGTGCAGGCCATTATGTGAAGATGGTGCATAACGGTATTGAATATGGAGATATGCAGCTGATTGCTGAGGCGTATTCGCTGCTGAAAGGTGCACTCAATCTGAGCAATGATGATTTAGCGAAAACCTTCAGTGAGTGGAATGAAGGTGAGCTAAGCAGCTACCTGATTGACATCACTAAAGATATTTTCACTAAGAAAGATGAAGACGGTAAATATCTGGTTGACGTGATCCTTGATGAAGCGGCTAACAAAGGCACCGGTAAATGGACGAGCCAGAGCTCCCTCGATTTGGGTGAACCGCTGTCTCTGATTACTGAATCCGTTTTTGCTCGTTACCTTTCTTCACTGAAGGCGCAGCGTGTTGCCGCATCTAAAGTGCTTACCGGTCCTGCCGTGAAGCCATTCGCAGGTGATAAGGCCGAATTTATTGAGAAAGTACGCCGCGCGCTTTATCTGGGTAAAATCGTTTCTTATGCTCAGGGTTTTTCACAGTTGAAAGCGGCTTCTGATGAGAACAACTGGGATCTGCATTACGGTGAAATTGCGAAGATCTTCCGTGCAGGTTGTATTATCCGTGCTCAATTCCTGCAAAAAATCACTGATGCCTATGCGGATAATGCAAATATTGCCAATCTGCTGTTAGCGCCATACTTTAAAAATATCGCTGACGAGTATCAGCAGGCACTGCGTGATGTAGTGGCCTATGCGGTTCAAAATGGTATCCCAACCCCTACGTTCTCTGCTGCTATCGCCTACTACGATAGCTATCGCTCTGCGGTATTGCCTGCCAACTTGATCCAGGCACAGCGTGATTACTTCGGCGCCCATACCTATAAACGCACTGATAAAGACGGTGTATTCCATACGGAATGGCTGGACTAGTACGCATGCTGCTAACCTCCCGCTAAGCGGGAGGTTTTTTACTTTACAGATTATTCCCCTAATCTGTAACCTTATATCAGGTTATCTTCTCTGGTTGTTTCCACTTCCCTGTAATTTTGATACTCCATATCTCATTGATTCACATCATCCTTCGGGTGACTTCCTCGGATAAGTCTATTCGCAGGTATTTCAATGATGATGGGAGCAGATTGGATTATATTTTTTATTTTAAGTTGAGCTTACCTATCTTATGAGCCAAGAAAAAAACGTGACACCTGAGGACCAATCGTTGCTCCGTCAGACTTTTTATAACCATGATGATGAGCTTGACCTGCTGGATATCATTGCTCAGCTATGGAGTGGTAAGAAAATTATTATCTCTGCCGTGGTTATCATGATCATCCTTGCTGTGATTTATTTGTTTACGGCTAAAGAAAAATGGACATCCGAGGCTATCCTTACGCAGCCAAGTGCTGGCCAGGTTGCTAATTATAATGCTGCGCTTAATGTGCTCTACTCGCAGTATCCGCAGGACAAATTGGCTATTGCCGACCTTCAAAGACAGCTATTTAGCCGTTTTAGCGCCTCGATTTCTGCGCTGTCGGGCGAGCTACAAAATCAGGAAGAACCGCTTAACCTTGTTGCTGAACCGGTGACTGTGGGACGTGACGATCCGTTAAGCATTAGATTTAGTGCTGTCAGCGCGAAAGAAGCACAAACCATGCTGACTCACTATATCAAGCGAGTTAATGATGATGTAGTTGATGATTATGGCGCGGATATCAAACGTAACTTATCCGTTAAAGCCCGCGAACTTGCCGAGTCTCTCGCGGCGCAAGAGCGTGTGGCAGCGGATAAGAAACAAAAGCGCATTGATGTGATTAAGCAGGCAGTAAAAGTGGCGCAGGATTCAAATATTACGGAATCCCCGCTGCGACAGGCAGAGTTTTTATCCGATGATACGCTTTATCTGTTGGGAGCCAAGGCCCTGCAGGCGATGATTACGAATGAAGCAACCAAACCTCTGGTGCTTGATGATAACTATTATAATACGCAACGTGCGCTATTTTTGATTAACAACCTTAAGATCCAGGTGGATAATCTGCAGTCATTCCGCTACATCATGCAGCCGGATTTACCGTTTCGTCGCGATAGTCCGAAGCGGGCGTTAACCTTAATTCTTTCTGTTATGCTGGGTGGCATTATCGGTTCTGGCATCGTACTGGGTCGCAATATGACGCAGACTTATCGTCAACGTAAGCAGATGTCGTAATATTTAAGCTATATAAACGGGCACCTTAGCGGTGCCCGTTCTGCGTTTAAAGAATATATCCCCGTCATACTTCAAGTCGCAGGTTTGTTGGCTGCGTTTAGTTACCCCGATCACTTACTTGAGTCAGTTCCCGGGGATGCCTGCGCTTGCCGCCGCCCTGCAACGCGAATTATTTAGGGGATAGATGTCAATTATTTACTGTGCCGTTGACGAAGATTCTCAATCACCGTACTGAAATCAAGATCTTGATCCTGCAGTAGTACCAATAAATGATAAATTAGATCGGCTGCCTCATTGGTCAATTCGTGGCGATCGTTAACCGTTGCAGCCAGCGCCGTTTCCACACCTTCCTCTCCCACCTTTTGCGCAATCCGCTTAGTACCGCTGGCATACAGTTTTGCCGTATAGGAACTGGCGGGATCGGCATGCTTACGTTCTGCCAGCAGTTGCTCCAGCTGATAAAGAAAGGTCCAGTCAGACGCGGCCGGTGAAAAGCAGCTTGAAGTACCGCGATGGCAGGTTGGCCCAATAGGGTTCGCCAGTATCAGCAATGTATCGTTGTCACAATCAGGGGTCATGCTGACCACATTGAGAAAATGGCCGGAGGTTTCACCTTTGGTCCACAGGCGTTGCTTAGTGCGGGAGAATAACGTCACTTTTCCTTCACGCAGCGTTTTCTCCAGCGCTTCCGGGTTCATATAGCCATGCATCAGCACTTCACCGGATACATGGTGCTGTACGATCGCCGGCATCATGCCATCAGTTTTCACCCAGTCCAGCTCGGTTAATTGTTGTTGTGTTAACACGCGCGAATCTCCACACCTTTTTCGATCAGGAACTGTTTCAGCTCGCCGATGTTGATAATTTGTTTGTGAAAAACAGAAGCCGCAAGGGCACCATCGACGTTAGCGTCATGAAACGCTTCGTAAAAATGTGTCATTGTGCCCGCACCGCCTGATGCAATCAGCGGCACTTTACACACTTCTCGCACTTTTCTTAGCTGCGTAAGATCGTAACCGTTACGCACGCCGTCCTGGTTCATCATATTTAATACGATTTCACCTGCACCGCGTATCTGCGCTTCCTTTACCCAATCAAACGTTTCCCACTGGGTGACACGCGTACGTGTTTCATCGCCGGTATATTGATTAACATGATATTTTCCCGTTTGCTCGTCAAACCAGGTATCGATACCGACCACAATACACTGCACGCCAAAACGATCGGCGAGTCGGGTAATTAACTCCGGATCGGCAAGTGCCGGGGAGTTAATGGAAATTTTGTCTGCGCCAAAAGAGAGAATTTGCGCCGCATCGTCAGCCGTCTTGATGCCGCCGGCAACGCAAAAGGGGATATCGATAACCTCAGCGACACGCGACACCCAGCTTTTATCTACTACACGACCATCGGAAGAGGCGGTGATGTCGTAGAAGACCAGCTCATCGGCGCCTTCTTCAGCATAACGCTGCGCAAGCGGTACAATATCACCGATAATTTCATGATTGCGGAACTGTACCCCTTTAACAACCTGACCATCGCGCACATCCAGGCAGGGAATTATCCGTTTTGCCAGCATGAAATTGCCTCCGTTACCGTAAATTTATCTTCCAGCAGCGCGCGTCCGACAATCACGCCTTGCGCACCGCTGTGGCGCAGCGCCGCGATATCAGCCAGTGAGCCAATACCGCCGGACGATTGGAACGCGATGCCAGGATAGCGGGCGGCGATCTCCTGGTAAAGGGCAACGTTGGAGCCTGCCAGCGTACCATCGCGGGAAATATCGGTGCAGAGCACATGCTTCAGGCCAACCGGAAGGTATTGCTCAATAACCTCTTCCAGGGTAATTCCTGCCGCTTCCTGCCAGCCGCTGATGGCCACTTCCTTACGATTTGCGCCATCAATGCGGACATCCAGTGCCAGCACAATGGCATCCGCACCATATAAACGAAACCAGCGTTGCACTTCTTCCGGCTGTTTCACTGCCGTTGAACCGACCACCACCCGGGTCGCACCAGCGGAAAGTAACGCTTCTACATCCGCCTGAGTACGAATTCCGCCGCCAACCTGAACCGGCACCGTCACACCTGACAGCAGGGTTTTCAGCAGCGGGATTTGCCGCGCGGCAGGATCTTTTGCACCGGTCAAATCAACCAGGTGCAGTAACTGCGCACCCTGACGCTGGTAATCCTGCAGGCGTGGCAACGGATCGCTGCCGTAATCGCGTTGTTGACCATAATCCCCCTGATGCAAACGGACCACGTTGCCATCAATTAAATCTAAAGCGGGAATAATCATGGGGACTACATCTCCAGAAAGTTTTTCATCAGCTGAGCGCCAGCCCGACCTGAGCGTTCAGGATGGAATTGCACACCATAGAAGTTGTCTTTTTGTACGGCGGCGCTAAAGGGGCCAGCATAATCGCATTGCGCGATGGTATTGGCGTTGACCGGCATGGCGTAACTGTGGACAAAGTAAAAATACGTGCCATCCGCTATGCCACTGAAAAGACGATGACCGGCCAGGGCCGTAATTTGATTCCAGCCCATATGGGGCAGCGGCAGCGCGGAGTCTTTCATCACGTTTACCGGTTGATCGATAATCCCCAGCGTTTTGATTCCGCCACTTTCCTGGCTTTCTGTCCCCAGCAGTTGCATTCCAAGACAAATTCCCAGTGTTGGTTGGGTACAGGCTTTAATCAGATCGATCAGATCGCGCTGCTGCAACTGCGCCATTGCCGCCTGCGCCGTGCCAACGCCGGGCAGGAACAGTTTATCGGCCTGAAGCACGACCTCGGCGTCACGGCTCACCTCAGGGTGATAGCCCAGCCGCTGGATAGCCCATTTCACTGAGGAAAGATTCGCGCAGCCGGTATCAAGAATAACGACCTTCATTACAATACCCCTTTCGAACTCGGTAAGGTGTTCCCCTCAACCCAAATTGCCTGGCGCAGCGTCCGTCCGAACACCTTGAACAGGCTTTCAACGCGGTGATGGTCGTTTTTGCCTTTGGTACGCAGATGCAAGGTGCTGGCCATGGAATAAGAGAGCGAGCGGAAGAAATGCTCAACCATTTCGGTACTGAGATCGCCCACGCGCTGATAGTTAAATTCGGCTTTGTACTCAAGGTGCGGACGCCCGGAAATATCCAGCGCGCAGCGTGCCAGGCATTCATCCATAGGCAGGACAAAACCAAAACGACCGATGCCGCGCTTATCGCCCAGCGCCTTTAATAACGCTTCTCCCAGCGCCAGCCCTGTGTCTTCAACCGTGTGGTGATCGTCGATATAGAGATCGCCTTTCACATCGATATTCATACGAAAACCACCGTGGGTGGCAATTTGATCCAGCATATGGTCGAAGAAACCCACACCGGTGCTGATTTTGCTGTTACCTTCCCGATCCAGCCAGACTTCAACGTGAACCTGCGTCTCTTTAGTATTGCGGTTAACCTCCGCATAGCGATCGCGCTTGGTCAACTGTTGGCGGATGGCTTCCCAGTTCAGGCCCTCACTGCCATAGCGTATTCCACCGATCCCCATATTTTCCGCCAGCACAATATCGGTCACGCGATCGCCAATCACATAACTGTTGTTTTTATCGAGCACGTCATCGCTCAGCCAGGATTCGACCATCTGTACCTTAGGCTTGCGGCAGTCGCAATTGTCTTCCGGCAGATGCGGGCAGATCAGCACATCTTCGAAGCGGATGCCTTGCGATGTCAGTACCTGCATCATCAGATTATGCGGCGCATCGAAATCGGCCTGCGGGAAGCTGGCGGTGCCCAGGCCATCCTGATTGGTTACCATTACCAGTTGAAAACCGGCTTTTTGCAGCGCAAGCAATGCAGGAATGACATCGGGTTCGAAGGCCAGTTTATCCAGGCGATCCACCTGAAAATCCTGTGGAGGTTCGGAAATAATGGTGCCATCACGGTCAATAAAAAGGATTTTCTGGCTCATGCTTACTCCATGGAAACAGCGGCGGTGCCGGGTAACGTTTTCAGTGCCGCGATCGTACGCTGGCACTCCTCACGGGTGCCAATGGAGATGCGCAGGCATCCGGCAAGCCCGGGTTGTTTATTCTGGTCACGCAGAATAATGCCTTCATCCCAGAGTGTTTTAAATACCTGACTTGAGGCGGTGAAACGCGCGAGCACGTAGTTTGTCTCGCTGTCAAAGACCTGCTCAACGCAGTCACAGGTTTTTAATGCATCAATTAACAGGCGACGGGTGGCGAGGATTTCCGCGACGTGTTCACGCATTAACGCGATACCGTGATCGCTCAGTGCCTGAGCGGCAATATCGGCCACGGGCGTTGAGAGCGGATAGGGCGCAATCACCTTCATCAGCAGGTCAATCACTGGTTTATTGGCCAGGGTAAAGCCGCAGCGCAGGCCTGCCAGCGCAAAGGCTTTAGATAAGGTACGCAGTATCACAAGGTGCGGATAATCTTTTAGCCAGGTCGTCAGCGAGGCCTGAGGACAGAACTCAATATAGGCTTCGTCGGCAACGACCAGCGCGTTGCCGCGCGTCATTTCCAACAGTTGACGAATCTCATCGGGATTAACAAGATTGCCGGTGGGATTGTTTGGGCTGCACAGATAGACCAGTTTCACTCCGTTCAGTTGTGCAGCAATAGCAGAAAGATCGAGCTGCCAGCCTTCACGTGTCGGAACGGTTCGGTACTCAATACCGATGGTTTCAGCGCTGACGCTATACATACCATAGGTGGGCGGGCAAAACAGCACGGCATCTTTACCGGGTTCACAAAACGCACGCATCAGTAGCTCAATGCCTTCATCGGCGCCCCGGCTGACCAACACTTGCTCCGCCAATAAACCAGCGTAAGCAGCGTAACGTTCAATAACCTGCGTCGGCTGGCACTCCGGATAGCGGTTCAGCGTCTGCTGGCTAAGTTCAAAGGGGACGGCAACGGGGTATTCGTTGGCGTTAAGCCAGACGTCGCCCTTGCCGCCGAGCCGACGTGCTGACTGATAAGGGGTCAGCGCCCGCACGTTGGCACGGGCTAATGCTTCGATACTCTGACTCATGCTTTCTCTCTCAGTGCGGTAACACGCAACGTCACGGCATTTTTGTGGGCAAGCAATTGCTCTGCGGCGGCCAGGGTTTCAATGGTGGCGGCCAGGTTAATAAACCCTTCCGGGGTCAGTTCTTGCACGGTCATTCGTTTCTGAAAATCCGCCAGCCCAAGGCTGGAACAGGTTGCGGTGTAGCCATAGGTTGGCAATACGTGGTTGGTGCCGGAAGCGTAATCCCCGGCGGATTCCGGTGACCAGTCACCCAGAAAGACCGAGCCGGCATTGGTAATGGCGTCGACCAGATCCCGTGCCTGGCGCGTCTGAATAATCAGGTGCTCCGGCCCGTACCTGTTGGAGATTGCAACGCACTGCTCCAGATCTCGGGTAACGATCAGACGGCTACTCTCCAGCGCCTGACGTGCGGTTTCAGCACGCGGAAGCTGCTCCAGCTGTTGTTCGACGGCGAGCGCCACCGCTTCCGCCATTGGGCGAGAAGGCGTTAACAGAATAACCTGTGAATCCGGACCATGTTCCGCCTGGGAAAGCAGATCGGAGGCAACAAAATCGGGGGTTGCGCCAGCATCGGCGATCACCAGCACTTCCGAAGGGCCTGCAGGCATGTCAATGGCAGCACCGTCAAGGCGCTGGCTGACCTGACGTTTGGCCTCGGTCACCCAGGCATTGCCCGGACCAAAAATCTTGTCGACGTTAGGCACGCTGTCAGTGCCAAAGGCGAGGGCGGCAATGGCCTGCGCGCCACCAACCTGAAAAATCTCCTGCACGCCACACAGCTGTGCGGCATAAAGGATCTCATCGGCGATCGGCGGAGGTGAACAGAGCACCACGCGAGGGCAGCCGGCAATACGTGCTGGCGTCGCCAGCATCAGTACTGTTGAAAAAAGCGGAGCGGATCCGCCAGGAATATAGAGCCCCACGGAGGCGACCGGGCGCGTAATTTGCTGGCAGCGCACGCCAGGTTGGGTTTCAATATCGACAGCCGGTAACGTTTGCGCACGATGAAATTTTTCGATATTGCCAACGGCGACGGCCATCGCTTCTTTCAGGGCATCATCCACCCGGGCGACGGCGGCGGCAATGTGTTCGTCGCTAACCCGCAGCGCATCAACTTGCGTGTTATCGAACGTGGCGCTGAAATAACGCAGGGCATCATCGCCTTCACTTTTCACTTTTTCAAGAATGTCACGAACGGTTTGCGTGATATTTCCGGATGCTGAAATAGCCGGCCGCGTTAATAGTGTCTGCTGCTGCCCGGCAGTACAGGCTTCCCAATCGATAATGGTGTTAAAGGTGCTCATGGCTTACTCCAGCATCTTCTCAATAGGTAGCACCAGAATTGAGCTGGCACCAAGGGCTTTTAGTTTTTCCATCGTTTCCCAGAAAAGTGTTTCGCTGCTGACCATGTGCAGTGCTATGCGGCTTTTATCACCGGCCAAGGGTAGTAGCGTAGGGCGCTCGGCGCCGGGTAGCAGCGCGATCACTTCATCCAGACGATCGCTGGGGGCGTGCAGCATAATGTATTTGGATTCACGTGCTTTAATCACGCCCTGAATACGCGTCATCAGTTTATCGATCAACTCTTGTTTAGCGGCGGGCATTTCGCCGTCGCGCTGGATCAGGCAGGCTTTAGAGCGGTAGATCACTTCAACTTCGCGCAGGCCATTGGCTTCCAGCGTGGCGCCGGTTGAGACCAGATCGCAAATCGCATCGGCAAGGCCAGCACGCGGTGCAACCTCAACGGAACCGTTCAACAGACAGGATTTAAAGCTGACGCCTTGTTTATCAAGATACTGTTTCAGCAGATGCGGATAGGAGGTGGCAATGCGGGTGTTTTGCAGCGACTGTACGCCGCGATATTCCTCATCCACGGACATCGCCAGTGACAGGCGGCAACCGCCAAAATCAAGGCGACGCAAAGTATAGTAGCGGGGGTCATCTCCCTGAGCACGGCGTGTCAGTAATTCCTCTTCCAATACGTTTTCACCGATGATCCCCAGATCGACTACGCCATCCATTACCAGACCGGGAATATCGTCATCACGTACCCGCAGAATATCAATCGGCATGTTTTCAGCAAAGGCGATCAGGCGTTGCTGCTGTAAATTGATTTTAATACCGCAACGCGCCAGCAGTTCACGGGATTCATCGCTTAAACGACCGGATTTCTGCATAGCTATGCGTAAACGGGAATTATCTAACATCGGTGCTTTCCTTTATTTGTCTGCGGGTTTGCAATGTTGAATCTGAAACCTGTCTGCTACGCGTTAACATCAATTACAAGCTAAAAAAAAGCCCCCGGAAGCTGATCTTCCGGGGGCTCTCTTGCGTTCTGCACCACTGGAAGATCCTAATCGTCTTCCAGCACTCATCGCCTGAAAGACTAGTCAGGGTGATGGTGATGATGATGGTTGAACTGAACGCGTGTCATAAAATTTCGTTATTCCGTATGAATGTGTATTCACTTATATGCTGTTAACCTAACCAGAATAACGGATGATGGCAACCCTTTTTTGTTAGCAATGAAAGATTCTCTTATCAACGAGTGATTGTCAGCGTGATACGCGTGGCGTAGCCTGAAACTGCCGTGAACACGGAAGCGCCCGAAGAATGACGGGTATGTACAGAGCGAACGCAGGAGTCGGGTATGAAGAGAGTGGCGATTATCGGCCTTGGCTGGTTGGGGATGCCGTTAGCGATGGCGCTTACGGCTCGGGGATGGGAAGTCTGCGGCAGTAAAACCACACCGGATGGCGTTGATGCGGCAAGAAAGTGTGGAATTAATGCTTTTCAACTGGAGCTGAAACCTGAACTTGTCTGTGACGCAGACGATCTGGACAAATTGCTGAAAGGTATTGAGGCGTTGGTGATAACGCTGCCTGCCAGCCGGACGGCAGAAGGCGGCGAGACTTACATGCAGGCGGTACAGCAGGTAGTTGACAGTGCCCTGGCGTTTAATGTCCCCCGCATTTTGTTTACCAGTTCAACATCGGTCTATGGTACGGCATCGGGGGTGATGAAAGAGAGCAGCCCACGCGAGCCGGAAACCGTTGCGGGGAAAACACTGGTCGCGCTTGAGAATTGGTTGCACGATCTGCCGGGGACCTCGGTTGATGTGCTGCGTCTCTCCGGTCTGGTGGGGCCGGGCCGCCATCCGGGGCGATTTTTAGCGGGAAAAACAGATATTGCACAGGGTAACCACGGCGTTAATCTGGTGCATCTGGATGATGTCGTGGAGGCCATCGTCCTGTTACTACAAACACCAAAAGGCGGCCATATCTACAATTTAAGTGCGCCTGAACATCCCGCGCGAAACCAGTTTTATCCGGCGGTGGCGAAGCTGTTGGGATTGACGCCGCCAACGTTTTTGCCGGATGAGAATGACGCTCGGGGCAAGATTATTGACGGCAATACTATTTGCAATGAGCTGGGATTTGATTACCGCTATCCCGACCCGGCGACCATGCCACTGGAATAGGTGTCTGCGTCAGGTCCAATATGTTCGGTTGGTGCGTTTGGCTATCCTGCAGCAGGAGTGCGTTAGATGCCCAGCCGATCGCGTAACGTATACCAGGCGGCCCCTATCGCCATTAAAGGTACTTTAAAACGCCGTCCTCCTGGAAAAGGCAGATGGGGGAGGTTAGCGAAAGCATTAAAACGCTCCGCACGACCACGCAGCATTTCTGCAATTAATTTGCCCGCCAGATGTGTGCCGGTCACGCCATGTCCGCTATCTCCCTGCATGTAATACACATTTTTTTCCAACTGGCCAAACTGCGGCATCCGTGACAGAGTCAGTAAAAAATTGCCGCTCCAGCGATAGTTAAAGGCGATATCGCGTAGTTGCGGAAAGGTTTTAAGCAATTTAGGTTGTAGTCGCGCATCAATATCATTCGGATCCTGTGCTCCGTAAGTGACGCCACCGCCATACAGCAAACGGTTATCCGCCGTAAGACGAAAATAGTCGAGCAGGTAGTTACAGTCTTCCACACAGTAATTATTGGGGAGCAGCGACAGCGCAGTATCTGTGCTCAATGGCTCACTCACCACGATGTGCGAGCCACATGGCATGCTTTTATTGCCAAGACGAGGCTCAAGTTGTGGAGGTAAATACGCATTGCCGGCAAAAATAACGTAGTGGGCTTTAACGTCACCTCTGGCGGTTTTTATCAGGTTTGGCGAGCCATAAACTAAGTGAAGCGCTGCCGAATGTTCATAAATGCGCCCGCCGTGGCGTCGGATGGCTTCAGCTTCACCCAGTGCCAGGTTAAGCGGATGTAAATGGCCACCGCGTTTGTCCAGTAATCCACCAACATAATGTTTGGAAGCGACTTCACGCTGCATCGCTGACGCATCAAGCAGCGTGAGATCAGGATTACCAAAACGCGTCCAGCGTGTCTGCTGTGCATATAACTGTCTCATTTGTCGGCTATTTAGCGCGGCAAAGATCCCTCCCGGGCGATAATCACAGGCGATGGCATAGCGATCGATACGATCCCGAATGATGTCGCCCCCTTCGAACATCATGCTACCAAACATATTCGCCACATCGCTTCCGTAACGCTGTTGGATAATATCCACGTCGCGGCTCCAGGAGTTAACCAACTGACCGCCATTGCGCCCGCTGGCG encodes the following:
- a CDS encoding SDR family oxidoreductase — its product is MKRVAIIGLGWLGMPLAMALTARGWEVCGSKTTPDGVDAARKCGINAFQLELKPELVCDADDLDKLLKGIEALVITLPASRTAEGGETYMQAVQQVVDSALAFNVPRILFTSSTSVYGTASGVMKESSPREPETVAGKTLVALENWLHDLPGTSVDVLRLSGLVGPGRHPGRFLAGKTDIAQGNHGVNLVHLDDVVEAIVLLLQTPKGGHIYNLSAPEHPARNQFYPAVAKLLGLTPPTFLPDENDARGKIIDGNTICNELGFDYRYPDPATMPLE
- the hisG gene encoding ATP phosphoribosyltransferase, producing MLDNSRLRIAMQKSGRLSDESRELLARCGIKINLQQQRLIAFAENMPIDILRVRDDDIPGLVMDGVVDLGIIGENVLEEELLTRRAQGDDPRYYTLRRLDFGGCRLSLAMSVDEEYRGVQSLQNTRIATSYPHLLKQYLDKQGVSFKSCLLNGSVEVAPRAGLADAICDLVSTGATLEANGLREVEVIYRSKACLIQRDGEMPAAKQELIDKLMTRIQGVIKARESKYIMLHAPSDRLDEVIALLPGAERPTLLPLAGDKSRIALHMVSSETLFWETMEKLKALGASSILVLPIEKMLE
- the hisD gene encoding histidinol dehydrogenase, producing the protein MSTFNTIIDWEACTAGQQQTLLTRPAISASGNITQTVRDILEKVKSEGDDALRYFSATFDNTQVDALRVSDEHIAAAVARVDDALKEAMAVAVGNIEKFHRAQTLPAVDIETQPGVRCQQITRPVASVGLYIPGGSAPLFSTVLMLATPARIAGCPRVVLCSPPPIADEILYAAQLCGVQEIFQVGGAQAIAALAFGTDSVPNVDKIFGPGNAWVTEAKRQVSQRLDGAAIDMPAGPSEVLVIADAGATPDFVASDLLSQAEHGPDSQVILLTPSRPMAEAVALAVEQQLEQLPRAETARQALESSRLIVTRDLEQCVAISNRYGPEHLIIQTRQARDLVDAITNAGSVFLGDWSPESAGDYASGTNHVLPTYGYTATCSSLGLADFQKRMTVQELTPEGFINLAATIETLAAAEQLLAHKNAVTLRVTALREKA
- the hisC gene encoding histidinol-phosphate transaminase → MSQSIEALARANVRALTPYQSARRLGGKGDVWLNANEYPVAVPFELSQQTLNRYPECQPTQVIERYAAYAGLLAEQVLVSRGADEGIELLMRAFCEPGKDAVLFCPPTYGMYSVSAETIGIEYRTVPTREGWQLDLSAIAAQLNGVKLVYLCSPNNPTGNLVNPDEIRQLLEMTRGNALVVADEAYIEFCPQASLTTWLKDYPHLVILRTLSKAFALAGLRCGFTLANKPVIDLLMKVIAPYPLSTPVADIAAQALSDHGIALMREHVAEILATRRLLIDALKTCDCVEQVFDSETNYVLARFTASSQVFKTLWDEGIILRDQNKQPGLAGCLRISIGTREECQRTIAALKTLPGTAAVSME
- a CDS encoding NAD(P)/FAD-dependent oxidoreductase; its protein translation is MNNYYTATANYHAPWPQLEESIACDVCIIGGGFTGLSSALFLTEAGYDVVLLEAEGIGFGASGRNGGQLVNSWSRDVDIIQQRYGSDVANMFGSMMFEGGDIIRDRIDRYAIACDYRPGGIFAALNSRQMRQLYAQQTRWTRFGNPDLTLLDASAMQREVASKHYVGGLLDKRGGHLHPLNLALGEAEAIRRHGGRIYEHSAALHLVYGSPNLIKTARGDVKAHYVIFAGNAYLPPQLEPRLGNKSMPCGSHIVVSEPLSTDTALSLLPNNYCVEDCNYLLDYFRLTADNRLLYGGGVTYGAQDPNDIDARLQPKLLKTFPQLRDIAFNYRWSGNFLLTLSRMPQFGQLEKNVYYMQGDSGHGVTGTHLAGKLIAEMLRGRAERFNAFANLPHLPFPGGRRFKVPLMAIGAAWYTLRDRLGI
- the hisL gene encoding his operon leader peptide, producing MTRVQFNHHHHHHPD